A region of the Chloroflexaceae bacterium genome:
GCCTTCCATTGCTCCCAGGCCATTTATGCTGATCGGAATAAGCAAAGTTAATGACCCGCCGATAACAAGCCAGATAGCCATTTCCGGTGCATAATATAGTGTTAAAGCACAAAGAGTGCTGGCATGAGCTAGAACCAGGAATAAGGCCGATAGAACTGAGAGGCCATAGGATGCCAGGATGAGGCGCAACCGTTCAGTTCTTGCTAGTTCTTGTATTGTTACAGAATTGGGGATTAGTTTAGAGCGATAATTCTGTATCCAGCTTCTTATAATATCCGAATCTCGCTTCCAGATCAGGATTAATATGATCATGCCAGTCAGTAGAAATATATGTGTAAGAATTTTTAATCGCTCCGATGACATGCTATTAAATATATCCTTTGCTAAAGGCGGAAGACCAAGAGCAAGTCCTGGCACAATAAATATCAAAAGACCAAGCAAGCCCAATATTCTGTCAAGTGTAACAGACCAGATAGCCTGCCAGAATGATAAATGTTTGCTCAGGAGCGCTGCGCGAATGCCATCTCCTCCGATGCCTGTAGGCAGAAAGTTATTACTAAAAATACCGGCGCCGTAGTAGCTGAGTATAACCGCAAAAGATAAACATCTTGGCGGAATTAGTAGTTTCCAGCGAAGCGTATTGATCAAATGACTAAATAATACACACAATATAGCGATGAATAGCCAATTCCAGTTTGCACTGCGGGCCGTTTTCTCGAGAGAGGACCAATCGGTTGTTGCGCTTAACCAAAGTAATAGTCCAGATGTCAGGATAATCTGGATTGCCCGGATTAAGGATGTTTTATTGATCATGCAAATGCCTGTTTAAAACGATCTCCGAGGGCTGCAGGATGATCCTGGGATGAACTATTTCCTTTCGGCAAGAACGAAAATTTCGTCGCCAATACGTGAGGAATTAAGTGTGAATAAGACGTAGATCAAGTTGGCAATCAGTCTCCGGGTCGGTCCAAAAGATCCGGATGTTCCGCGACCTCCCGTAAGATTGAGAACGTCACGATAAAGCGGTGAATAGAAG
Encoded here:
- a CDS encoding flippase-like domain-containing protein, with product MINKTSLIRAIQIILTSGLLLWLSATTDWSSLEKTARSANWNWLFIAILCVLFSHLINTLRWKLLIPPRCLSFAVILSYYGAGIFSNNFLPTGIGGDGIRAALLSKHLSFWQAIWSVTLDRILGLLGLLIFIVPGLALGLPPLAKDIFNSMSSERLKILTHIFLLTGMIILILIWKRDSDIIRSWIQNYRSKLIPNSVTIQELARTERLRLILASYGLSVLSALFLVLAHASTLCALTLYYAPEMAIWLVIGGSLTLLIPISINGLGAMEGAYVLILTSYGVPMAGALSVALIIRFLIIFYSLLGGVLSLRLRWWDTSIAKPTG